The following coding sequences are from one Deinococcus apachensis DSM 19763 window:
- the coaBC gene encoding bifunctional phosphopantothenoylcysteine decarboxylase/phosphopantothenate--cysteine ligase CoaBC, which yields MSTPASPLPAAPTVLVIVGGSIAAVKAPSVLRRLREQGARVAVIATRAALAFITELSLATAADGDVATDATWFEARPDAQHLTLARADAVVIVGASADLLARVAGGHAPDLASATLLSVRGRVLWVPAMNERMWLHPAVQANADRLRGWGHSFLGPEVGAFGSRGEGRGLGRMAEPEDIAAATLALLTPSPRDLEGVKVVVSAGPTREYLDPVRFISNPSSGKMGFAVAGEARDRGADVTLVTGPVNLPDPPGMEVVHIETALELREAVVGASRDADLVVMTAAVADYRAAERSDEKQAKVAGDVTVHLTPNPDILAELGAQKGERVLVGFAMETHAGVERAAMKARRKNADFILLNYPTREGTAFGGDDNEVTLVRPDGTSEEWPRLSKREVARRLLDEAAHLYTERRGMRTGG from the coding sequence GTGAGCACGCCTGCCTCTCCCCTTCCCGCCGCCCCAACCGTCCTCGTCATCGTGGGGGGCAGCATCGCCGCCGTGAAGGCCCCGTCGGTGCTGCGGCGGCTGCGCGAGCAGGGGGCGCGGGTAGCGGTGATCGCCACCCGGGCCGCACTCGCCTTCATCACCGAACTCAGCTTGGCGACGGCAGCGGACGGGGACGTGGCGACCGACGCGACGTGGTTCGAGGCTCGACCGGACGCCCAGCACCTCACCCTGGCGCGGGCCGACGCGGTGGTGATTGTGGGCGCCTCGGCCGACCTGCTCGCGCGGGTGGCGGGCGGGCACGCCCCCGACCTCGCCTCGGCGACGCTGCTGAGCGTGCGGGGGCGGGTCCTGTGGGTCCCCGCGATGAACGAGCGGATGTGGCTCCACCCGGCGGTGCAGGCGAACGCGGACAGGCTGCGGGGTTGGGGGCACAGCTTCCTGGGGCCGGAGGTCGGCGCCTTCGGTTCGCGCGGCGAGGGCCGGGGTCTGGGCCGCATGGCCGAGCCGGAGGACATCGCGGCGGCAACCCTCGCCCTCCTCACTCCGTCGCCGCGCGATCTGGAGGGCGTCAAGGTCGTCGTCTCCGCCGGGCCAACCCGCGAATATCTGGACCCGGTGCGCTTCATCAGCAATCCCAGCAGCGGCAAGATGGGCTTCGCGGTCGCCGGGGAGGCGCGGGACCGGGGCGCGGACGTGACGCTGGTGACCGGCCCGGTGAACCTTCCCGACCCGCCCGGCATGGAGGTCGTTCATATTGAGACGGCGCTCGAACTGCGGGAAGCGGTGGTGGGGGCGTCCCGGGACGCTGACCTGGTGGTGATGACGGCGGCGGTCGCCGACTACCGCGCCGCAGAACGCTCGGACGAGAAGCAGGCGAAGGTGGCGGGCGACGTGACGGTCCACCTCACCCCGAATCCCGACATCCTGGCCGAGCTGGGGGCACAGAAGGGCGAGCGGGTTCTCGTCGGCTTCGCCATGGAGACGCACGCGGGCGTGGAGCGCGCAGCCATGAAGGCGCGGCGCAAGAACGCCGACTTCATCCTGCTGAACTACCCCACCCGCGAGGGCACGGCGTTCGGCGGCGATGACAACGAGGTCACCCTGGTGCGCCCGGACGGCACCTCCGAGGAGTGGCCCCGCCTGAGCAAGCGCGAGGTGGCGCGCAGGCTGCTGGACGAGGCCGCGCACCTCTATACAGAGCGCCGGGGAATGAGAACGGGGGGCTGA
- the argR gene encoding arginine repressor → MLSKEQRQKRIQDIIARDSISTQSELVERLRAEGVQVTQATVSRDINELRLVRLPIGKGRHRYALAQVAGHSDVEEELGRLFQNFVRDVDRGENILVIRTADGHATGVALLLDRLRRDDIVGTIAGEDTIFLVARTTGEGESLMEELNALMLG, encoded by the coding sequence ATGCTCAGCAAGGAACAACGTCAGAAGCGCATTCAGGACATCATCGCCCGCGACTCCATCTCCACCCAGTCCGAACTTGTTGAGCGTTTGCGCGCCGAAGGCGTACAAGTCACGCAGGCCACTGTCAGCCGCGACATCAACGAGCTGCGGCTGGTGCGCCTGCCCATTGGCAAGGGCCGTCATCGTTACGCGCTCGCGCAGGTGGCGGGCCACAGCGACGTGGAGGAGGAGCTGGGCCGCCTCTTCCAGAACTTTGTGCGCGATGTCGACCGCGGCGAGAACATTCTGGTGATTCGCACGGCCGACGGGCACGCGACCGGGGTGGCCCTGCTCCTCGACCGGCTGCGCCGCGACGACATCGTGGGCACCATTGCCGGGGAGGACACCATTTTCCTGGTCGCCCGCACCACCGGGGAGGGCGAGTCGCTGATGGAGGAGCTCAACGCGCTGATGCTGGGCTGA
- a CDS encoding phytoene desaturase family protein produces the protein MPDFDVLVMGAGHNALVTAAYAAKAGLKVGVFERRHLVGGAVSTEELVPGYRFDYGGSAHILIRMTPVVRELELTRHGLHYLEVDPMFHASDGETPWFVYRDAGRTVRELEALFPGQGEAYGRFLDDWTPFARSVADLFNSAPGPLEMGKMVLGSGGGRDWQRQLPRILRPYGEVAREYFSEERVRAPLVWMAAQSGPPPSDPLSAPFLLWHPLYHEGGVARPKGGSGGLTRALRRAVEADGGEVFVNAPVKRILVKGGKAQGVELENGDTYTARAVVSGAHVLTTAGALPTEHVPPAAREVRVGNGFGMVLRLALSERVRYRHHTEPDSRVGLGLLIKDERQLLKGYGEYLAGEPTTDPPLIAMSFSAVDDSLAPPGGEVLWLWAQYYPYELASGSWETRGAEARENILRAFEHYAPGTRDTIVGELVQTPQWLETNLGLHRGNVMHLEMSLDQMFAFRPWISASQYRWPGVKGLYLTGASTHPGGGIMGASGRNAARVLLRDLTRRGWR, from the coding sequence ATGCCGGATTTCGACGTGTTGGTGATGGGCGCGGGACATAACGCGCTGGTGACGGCGGCCTACGCGGCGAAGGCGGGCCTGAAGGTGGGTGTGTTCGAGCGCCGCCACCTCGTCGGCGGGGCGGTGAGCACCGAGGAACTCGTGCCCGGCTACCGCTTCGACTACGGCGGCAGCGCGCACATCCTGATCCGCATGACGCCCGTCGTGCGTGAGCTGGAGCTGACCCGCCACGGTCTGCACTACCTGGAAGTGGACCCGATGTTCCACGCCTCAGACGGGGAGACGCCGTGGTTCGTGTACCGGGACGCGGGGCGCACCGTGCGCGAGCTGGAGGCCCTGTTTCCCGGTCAGGGCGAGGCTTACGGGCGATTTCTGGACGACTGGACGCCGTTTGCCCGTTCGGTGGCGGACCTCTTCAACTCCGCGCCCGGGCCGCTGGAGATGGGGAAGATGGTGCTGGGAAGCGGAGGGGGCCGCGACTGGCAGAGGCAACTCCCCCGCATCCTGCGGCCCTACGGGGAGGTGGCGCGCGAGTATTTCTCCGAGGAGCGCGTGCGGGCCCCCCTGGTCTGGATGGCGGCGCAGAGCGGCCCGCCCCCCTCGGACCCGCTGAGTGCGCCCTTCCTGCTGTGGCACCCCCTCTACCACGAGGGCGGGGTGGCGCGGCCCAAAGGAGGGAGTGGTGGCCTGACCCGCGCCCTGCGCCGCGCCGTGGAGGCGGACGGCGGCGAGGTCTTCGTGAACGCTCCTGTGAAGCGCATCCTGGTCAAGGGGGGCAAGGCGCAGGGCGTCGAGCTGGAAAACGGCGACACCTACACGGCCCGCGCGGTCGTGTCCGGCGCTCACGTGCTTACCACAGCGGGGGCGCTCCCCACCGAACACGTTCCTCCCGCCGCCCGGGAGGTGCGGGTGGGCAACGGCTTCGGGATGGTGTTGCGGCTCGCTTTGAGCGAGCGGGTGCGCTACCGCCACCACACGGAACCCGACAGCCGGGTGGGCCTGGGCCTCCTCATCAAGGACGAGCGGCAACTCCTGAAGGGCTACGGCGAGTACCTCGCGGGCGAGCCGACGACCGACCCGCCGCTGATCGCCATGAGCTTCTCCGCGGTGGACGACAGCCTCGCGCCGCCGGGGGGCGAGGTGCTGTGGCTCTGGGCGCAGTATTACCCGTATGAGCTGGCCTCCGGTTCCTGGGAGACGCGGGGGGCGGAGGCGCGGGAGAACATCCTGCGCGCCTTCGAGCACTACGCGCCGGGCACGCGCGATACCATCGTCGGGGAACTCGTGCAGACGCCGCAGTGGTTGGAGACCAACCTCGGGCTGCACCGGGGCAACGTGATGCACCTGGAGATGAGCCTGGATCAGATGTTCGCCTTCCGCCCGTGGATCTCCGCCAGCCAGTACCGCTGGCCCGGTGTGAAGGGGCTGTACCTGACCGGAGCCAGCACTCATCCCGGCGGCGGCATCATGGGGGCGTCGGGGCGAAATGCGGCCCGCGTGCTGCTGCGAGACCTGACGCGGCGGGGGTGGCGGTGA
- a CDS encoding phosphotransferase family protein, translating to MEVTIRAAVEALGLEVTGSHRMPGGSTLPTWQVNTPHGPLAVRLYPTFLEWVARGMARLSTVLREANFPVPGVVAVVEDLPGYVALIQEWLPGVTCGEALRREPGQAWAYGVQFGQLQARLHTLPIPPEVAGEVPCLETHLPPPARLAWLHLDYHPLNVLVAEGRVSAVLDWENVRLGDARADVARTLSILSVDPVVWRAGQEVRQSLRTFRRGYLAGYAGGLMDDLPPFLAWAGEFMLRDRGPHCAEAGLVHVRRWTRYWRSRSRDGH from the coding sequence ATGGAGGTGACCATCCGCGCGGCTGTGGAAGCGTTGGGGCTTGAGGTCACGGGCAGCCACCGAATGCCCGGGGGTTCGACCCTGCCCACCTGGCAGGTGAATACGCCACACGGACCGCTCGCGGTGAGGCTCTACCCCACGTTCCTGGAGTGGGTGGCGCGGGGAATGGCCCGGCTCTCCACGGTTCTCCGGGAGGCGAACTTCCCCGTGCCAGGGGTCGTCGCCGTTGTGGAAGACCTTCCGGGTTACGTCGCCCTGATTCAGGAATGGCTGCCGGGCGTGACGTGCGGCGAGGCGTTGCGGCGTGAACCAGGGCAGGCATGGGCGTATGGTGTCCAGTTCGGACAGCTTCAGGCACGGCTCCACACCCTCCCCATTCCACCGGAGGTCGCAGGCGAGGTTCCGTGCCTGGAGACCCATCTGCCCCCTCCGGCCCGGCTCGCTTGGCTGCATCTCGACTATCACCCGCTCAACGTGCTTGTCGCCGAGGGCCGGGTGAGCGCGGTCCTCGACTGGGAGAACGTGCGGCTGGGGGACGCGCGGGCGGATGTGGCGCGGACGTTGAGCATCCTGAGCGTCGATCCCGTGGTGTGGCGCGCGGGGCAGGAGGTGCGGCAAAGTTTGCGGACGTTCCGTCGGGGCTACCTGGCCGGATATGCCGGGGGCCTCATGGACGACTTGCCCCCCTTCCTCGCCTGGGCGGGCGAGTTCATGTTGCGGGATCGGGGGCCCCACTGCGCTGAGGCCGGACTGGTCCACGTGCGGCGTTGGACCCGGTACTGGCGATCCCGCTCCCGGGATGGACACTAG
- a CDS encoding GNAT family N-acetyltransferase has product MSLSVTPATGEALRAAIPDLARLRMTVFRDFPYLYEGSPEYEERYLGTYLEAPGALALLARDGERVVGASTALPLAQETEEIQAPFRASGFDPARVLYLGESVLLPEYRGRGVGHRFFDEREAHAARLGLPVTAFCAVQRPEGHPARPANYRPLNTFWHSRGYVERPDLETALTWQDVGEVGETAKRMRFWVRG; this is encoded by the coding sequence TTGAGCCTGAGCGTCACGCCCGCGACCGGGGAGGCCCTGCGCGCGGCCATCCCCGATCTCGCCCGGCTGAGGATGACCGTGTTCCGCGACTTCCCCTACCTGTACGAGGGCAGCCCGGAGTACGAGGAGCGCTACCTCGGGACGTACCTGGAGGCCCCCGGCGCCCTCGCCCTCCTCGCCCGCGACGGGGAACGGGTGGTCGGGGCGAGCACGGCGCTCCCGCTGGCCCAGGAAACTGAGGAGATTCAGGCCCCCTTCCGCGCCTCCGGGTTCGACCCGGCGCGGGTGCTGTACCTGGGGGAGAGCGTGCTGCTCCCCGAGTACCGCGGGCGCGGGGTGGGCCACCGCTTCTTCGACGAGCGGGAGGCGCACGCCGCGCGGCTGGGGCTGCCCGTCACCGCCTTCTGCGCGGTGCAGCGCCCCGAGGGGCACCCAGCCCGCCCGGCGAACTACCGCCCGCTGAACACCTTCTGGCACTCCCGCGGGTACGTGGAACGCCCCGACCTCGAAACGGCCCTCACCTGGCAGGACGTGGGCGAGGTGGGGGAGACGGCGAAAAGGATGCGCTTCTGGGTCAGGGGGTGA
- a CDS encoding GNAT family N-acetyltransferase, with the protein MTTLLLAVTPFDPAGAPPEARLAVGHLLTAAHHFAYPEDPPLLPEREATGLTHVTPGEVLRHFVIWDGDRALGWASLEYNLTQNLHAAHARVVVHPEHRRRGLGRDLARTLERVAREEGRSVVTFGTSSRAPAGEAFARHLNAQPALPMRQSRLDLTEVQDRLLDAWTTRPGGEPYRLHLWDRVPEDFLARTADMMMVMNTAPRGDLDMDDWTVTPEMIRAWEAMIAESGEVRYLMAVEDTRTGELAGYTEVFWSPERAALVFQGATAIRPSARGQGLGKWLKAAMLRHVRASCPGARWVRTSNANENAAMLGINVALGFQPWANFTEWQVRLA; encoded by the coding sequence ATGACCACTCTTCTCCTCGCCGTGACCCCCTTCGACCCGGCGGGCGCGCCGCCAGAGGCACGTCTCGCGGTCGGCCACCTGCTCACCGCCGCCCACCACTTCGCCTACCCCGAGGACCCGCCCCTCCTTCCCGAGCGGGAGGCAACCGGCCTCACGCACGTCACGCCCGGCGAGGTGCTGCGGCATTTCGTGATCTGGGACGGTGACCGGGCCCTCGGATGGGCGAGCCTGGAATACAACCTCACCCAGAACCTGCACGCCGCCCATGCCCGGGTGGTCGTGCACCCCGAGCACCGCCGCCGGGGTCTGGGCCGCGATCTGGCCCGCACCCTGGAAAGGGTTGCCCGCGAGGAGGGCCGCTCGGTCGTCACCTTCGGGACGAGCAGTCGAGCGCCCGCCGGGGAGGCTTTCGCCCGCCACCTGAACGCCCAGCCCGCCCTGCCCATGCGCCAGAGTCGGCTCGACCTGACGGAAGTCCAGGACCGCCTGCTTGACGCCTGGACCACCCGGCCCGGGGGCGAGCCCTACCGTCTCCACCTCTGGGACCGCGTGCCCGAGGACTTCCTGGCCCGCACCGCCGACATGATGATGGTGATGAACACCGCCCCGCGCGGCGACCTCGATATGGACGACTGGACAGTCACGCCCGAGATGATCCGCGCCTGGGAGGCCATGATCGCCGAGTCCGGCGAGGTGCGGTACCTGATGGCCGTGGAGGACACCCGCACCGGGGAACTCGCTGGATACACCGAGGTGTTCTGGAGCCCCGAACGCGCCGCGCTGGTGTTTCAGGGCGCCACCGCCATTCGCCCCTCGGCACGCGGCCAGGGCCTGGGCAAGTGGCTGAAGGCGGCCATGCTGCGCCACGTCCGGGCGTCCTGCCCCGGGGCCCGCTGGGTCCGCACCAGCAACGCCAATGAGAACGCCGCCATGCTAGGCATCAACGTCGCGCTGGGCTTCCAGCCCTGGGCGAACTTCACCGAGTGGCAGGTCCGGTTGGCCTGA
- a CDS encoding carotenoid biosynthesis protein: MTPTLLRSGLACAALGVAFLGALLVLRGGGLGWLLIALGLPLSLLLALAGDALGNDFGGTLRMRAAVLSAQMRPWMWLLTLYAVLKIPVPLWPDAFPSLALLSTGALFAAALAFAWERAGARRALIMAALGFAVGLGVEVLGSRTGFPFGRYSYAGAPGPTLLGVPLLVPLGWFALPLAAALLAGGRAWLAGLLLVAWDVGLEPLMTAQGYWRWSDPVPLWAGAPPQNFLGWWAVGTGLAWAFVGLAPQVFGRPGQGWGVRETSADSPTLFYPPDVERASLLNLSRLSFSAAYPVETFFLPGGLVLVGRYAEAAVTLTAMLAALTLVWAVRGRR, from the coding sequence ATGACTCCCACCCTCCTGCGCTCCGGCCTCGCCTGCGCCGCGCTGGGGGTGGCCTTCCTCGGCGCGCTGCTCGTGCTGAGGGGTGGAGGGTTAGGCTGGCTCCTGATCGCGCTGGGACTGCCGCTTTCCCTCCTGCTCGCGCTGGCGGGGGACGCATTGGGGAACGATTTTGGTGGGACGCTCCGGATGCGGGCCGCCGTCCTGTCGGCCCAGATGCGCCCCTGGATGTGGCTCCTGACGCTCTACGCCGTGCTCAAGATCCCCGTGCCCCTCTGGCCGGACGCCTTCCCGTCCCTGGCCCTGCTGAGCACGGGTGCCCTCTTCGCGGCGGCGCTCGCCTTCGCCTGGGAACGGGCGGGGGCGCGGCGGGCCTTGATCATGGCGGCCCTGGGCTTCGCGGTGGGGCTGGGGGTGGAGGTGCTGGGGAGCCGGACGGGCTTTCCCTTCGGGCGGTACTCCTACGCGGGGGCGCCCGGGCCGACGCTGCTCGGCGTGCCGCTCCTCGTGCCGCTGGGGTGGTTCGCCCTGCCGCTGGCCGCCGCGCTGCTGGCTGGGGGGCGGGCGTGGCTGGCCGGACTGCTCCTCGTTGCGTGGGATGTGGGCCTGGAACCGCTGATGACCGCCCAGGGCTACTGGCGCTGGAGTGACCCCGTGCCGCTGTGGGCGGGCGCTCCCCCGCAGAACTTCCTGGGCTGGTGGGCAGTCGGGACAGGGCTGGCCTGGGCGTTCGTGGGGCTGGCGCCGCAGGTGTTCGGGCGGCCAGGCCAGGGCTGGGGAGTGAGGGAGACGAGCGCCGACAGCCCCACACTGTTCTATCCGCCGGATGTGGAGCGGGCCTCACTGCTCAACCTCTCCCGCCTCTCCTTTTCCGCCGCGTACCCGGTCGAGACCTTTTTCCTGCCGGGCGGCCTGGTGCTCGTGGGCCGGTACGCCGAGGCGGCAGTAACTCTCACGGCCATGCTCGCGGCCCTCACCCTGGTGTGGGCCGTTCGGGGGCGACGATGA
- a CDS encoding M3 family oligoendopeptidase: MTTTLNAVERSLAVPKDQTRWETFGPRYQALQEADLTADAVPGWLAQWSALASAVMQAGAKLATHADLHTDDGAIQARFARFLEEVSPQVQRAEQSLIKKLLAVPDYTPAPDFALNYRRFRDAAALFREANVELGVTHEAQMNRHGVITGNQKVRLGEEELTVPQARQRGDSPDRKAREEAWRALSASNLDIAPDLDGLMLELLGTREQLARNADLPGFRDFMWRRLDRVDYTPEDCRAFHNAVRDEVVPLAGEIVGDIAARLGLESVRPWDYNRNNLLDAGGREALKPFTTGAQLEDLAQTAFEGLDAELAGRFRAMRGRLLDLESRPGKMTHAYCQYFPVQNEPFVLMNVVGTAEDVRVLFHEVGHAFHGFLSGAAQPLVWNRWSPIEFVEIPSMAMEFLTLDHLGHVFSEGELARYREKQLQGVVVFLPWAAQMDAFQHWLYTEAGENPSIADLDAKWLELDRTFHPFVSWEGLDEQVRAKGWHYYHIFRAPFYYIEYAMCYLAAVGIWREARQDPAGALANYKASLRLGSTLSVPELYRASGVEFRFDREHIRGLMAFLREQLA; this comes from the coding sequence ATGACCACAACCCTGAACGCCGTCGAGCGCTCGCTCGCCGTGCCCAAGGACCAGACCCGCTGGGAGACGTTCGGCCCGCGCTACCAGGCCTTGCAGGAGGCCGACCTGACGGCGGACGCGGTGCCGGGCTGGCTCGCCCAGTGGAGCGCGCTCGCCTCGGCGGTCATGCAGGCGGGGGCCAAGCTCGCCACCCATGCCGACCTGCACACTGACGACGGGGCCATTCAGGCACGGTTCGCCCGCTTTCTGGAGGAGGTCTCGCCGCAGGTCCAGCGGGCCGAGCAATCACTCATCAAGAAGCTGCTCGCCGTGCCGGACTACACCCCCGCCCCCGACTTCGCGTTGAACTACCGCCGCTTCCGGGATGCCGCCGCTCTCTTCCGCGAGGCGAACGTGGAGCTGGGCGTGACCCACGAGGCGCAGATGAATCGCCACGGGGTGATCACCGGGAACCAGAAGGTCCGGCTGGGCGAGGAGGAACTCACCGTCCCGCAGGCCAGGCAGCGCGGCGACAGTCCCGACCGCAAGGCCCGCGAGGAGGCGTGGCGGGCACTTTCCGCAAGCAATCTGGACATCGCGCCCGACCTCGACGGGCTGATGTTGGAGCTGCTGGGGACGCGGGAACAACTCGCCCGGAACGCCGACCTGCCGGGCTTCCGCGACTTCATGTGGAGGCGCCTCGACCGGGTGGACTACACGCCCGAGGACTGCCGCGCCTTCCACAACGCGGTGCGGGACGAGGTGGTGCCTCTGGCCGGTGAGATCGTCGGGGACATCGCCGCGCGGCTGGGGCTGGAGAGCGTGCGGCCCTGGGACTACAACCGCAACAACCTGCTCGACGCGGGGGGCCGCGAGGCGCTGAAGCCCTTCACCACTGGGGCGCAACTGGAGGACCTTGCCCAGACGGCCTTCGAGGGGCTGGACGCCGAGCTGGCGGGGCGCTTCCGCGCCATGCGTGGCAGGCTGCTCGATCTGGAGTCGCGCCCCGGCAAGATGACGCACGCCTACTGCCAGTATTTCCCGGTCCAGAACGAGCCCTTCGTCCTGATGAACGTGGTGGGCACCGCCGAGGACGTGCGGGTGCTGTTCCACGAGGTCGGGCACGCCTTCCATGGCTTCCTGAGCGGCGCCGCGCAGCCCCTGGTCTGGAACCGCTGGAGCCCCATCGAGTTCGTCGAGATTCCCAGCATGGCGATGGAGTTCCTGACCCTCGACCACCTGGGACACGTGTTCAGCGAGGGCGAGCTGGCCCGTTACCGCGAGAAGCAGCTTCAGGGCGTGGTCGTCTTCCTGCCGTGGGCCGCGCAGATGGACGCCTTCCAGCACTGGCTGTACACCGAGGCGGGCGAGAACCCGAGCATCGCCGACCTGGACGCGAAATGGCTGGAACTCGACCGCACCTTCCACCCCTTCGTGAGCTGGGAAGGGCTGGACGAGCAGGTGCGCGCGAAGGGCTGGCACTACTACCACATCTTCCGCGCGCCGTTTTATTACATCGAGTACGCGATGTGCTATCTGGCGGCGGTCGGCATCTGGCGAGAGGCACGGCAGGACCCCGCCGGGGCACTCGCCAATTACAAGGCCAGCCTGCGCCTGGGCAGCACCCTGTCCGTGCCCGAGTTGTACCGCGCGTCGGGCGTCGAGTTCCGTTTCGACCGCGAGCATATCCGGGGGTTGATGGCGTTCCTGCGCGAGCAACTGGCGTAG
- a CDS encoding ketosteroid isomerase-related protein, with protein sequence MTSGAHTSDLQTLDLVRRYYAAFNAGDAEGMLALLTGDVRHDINEGETQRGLEAFRAFLERMDTHYRERAEELVVMASGDGTRAAAEFMIHGEYLKTDPGLPEARGQRYVIPVGAFFEVREGRIARVTNYYNLAEWSRQVGGGQD encoded by the coding sequence ATGACCAGCGGTGCCCACACCTCCGACCTGCAGACCCTCGACCTCGTGCGGCGGTACTACGCCGCCTTCAACGCGGGCGACGCGGAGGGGATGCTCGCCCTGCTCACCGGGGATGTGCGCCACGACATCAACGAGGGCGAGACGCAGCGTGGCCTGGAGGCCTTCCGGGCCTTTCTGGAGAGGATGGACACCCATTACCGCGAGCGGGCGGAGGAGCTCGTCGTGATGGCGAGTGGGGACGGCACGCGCGCCGCCGCCGAGTTCATGATTCACGGGGAGTACCTGAAGACCGACCCTGGCCTGCCCGAGGCGCGGGGCCAGCGGTACGTCATTCCGGTGGGCGCCTTTTTCGAGGTCCGGGAGGGCAGGATCGCCCGGGTGACGAACTACTACAACCTGGCGGAGTGGTCCCGGCAGGTGGGCGGGGGGCAGGATTGA
- a CDS encoding DUF4037 domain-containing protein: MTRDDRAREIAMHSAAIPGVLAVAQGGSRTAGNADEQSDTDLYVYSREEVPLAPRREIAHIRSRRWEVDNRWWETGDEWLERGHIDVTFRRAADIEAHLTALLEHCEARNGSSTALWHNLRTSEILFDREGWLADLKRRAEQSYPEGLARAIIARNFPLLHGAFGAYPNQIALAVRRRDPVAVNHRLAEFLASYFDVLLALNRTSHPGEKRLLTLAGRLPLVPSDLAPQAEGMLAFTPQTLDEVPERVDRPVRALAQLLAEEG, encoded by the coding sequence ATGACGAGGGACGACCGCGCGCGGGAGATCGCTATGCACTCCGCCGCCATTCCGGGGGTCCTTGCGGTCGCGCAGGGCGGCTCGCGCACCGCCGGGAACGCGGACGAGCAGTCCGACACCGACCTGTACGTCTACAGCCGGGAGGAGGTGCCCCTCGCGCCCCGCCGCGAGATCGCCCACATCCGGAGCCGCCGCTGGGAGGTGGACAACCGCTGGTGGGAGACGGGCGATGAATGGTTGGAGCGCGGGCACATCGACGTGACGTTCCGCCGCGCCGCCGACATTGAGGCCCACCTGACCGCGCTGCTGGAGCACTGCGAGGCCCGGAACGGCTCCTCCACGGCGCTGTGGCACAACCTCCGCACCAGCGAAATCCTCTTCGACCGGGAGGGCTGGCTCGCGGACCTGAAGCGGCGGGCCGAGCAGTCCTACCCCGAGGGGCTGGCACGGGCTATCATCGCCCGGAACTTCCCGCTGTTGCATGGGGCCTTCGGGGCGTATCCCAACCAGATCGCGCTCGCCGTGCGGCGCCGTGATCCCGTGGCGGTCAACCACCGTCTCGCGGAATTCCTCGCCAGCTACTTCGACGTGCTGTTGGCGCTGAACCGCACGTCGCATCCCGGGGAAAAGCGGCTCCTCACGCTGGCCGGGCGTCTGCCGCTCGTCCCCTCCGACCTCGCGCCCCAAGCCGAGGGGATGCTGGCCTTCACCCCGCAGACATTGGACGAGGTCCCCGAGCGGGTGGACAGACCCGTCCGCGCCCTCGCGCAGCTCCTGGCCGAGGAGGGGTAA